acaaccATTGCTTTGGttagttataattataataaaagtaTTAGCATTATATGTTTGAGTATTGCTGCTTTTTTATCTTACATTTTCATAGTTGATTTGTGAAAACGATTTGCTACCAGCACCGTGCGTAGTTCCTTACTCGGTCCAATTTCACAGTATTTTTTGTTCACTCATTGTGTAGAAACCATATAATTACAAAAGATTTGTTCTTTTATCTTAAAATTCTGTGTCTCAAAATATGGGATCATATCCTTCCACTTCTCCATTGTTTTGGTTAAGTTGAAACTACGGAGTATGATAGAATACATGTtgtgaatttgttaaaatgaGGGGAATGAAAAATGGAAAGTTCATGCTATTGAATGTTAGGGTAAAGAGTAAAGACATGCGGAAAAGGACAACAACAAAAAGGTGAGAACACTAATTTCACTGGTAATTGGTTGGAGAGAGGATAACACTCATTTCACAAAAAGGCCTTCATCCTTATCATCTCTACCGTAAAATTCTTAATAATttgaggaatatatatatatatatatatatattttggatgGTGATTCACAACAAGTAGTTTCCGTCAAGAATGGTCATTCAAGACAGTCTTTAGAGAGGAGAAAGGAGAAATGTGCACCACAAACATAAAATATGGATGTCTAAGCATGTCACCAGTCATCTAAAGAGATTCTGGTCGTTCACACCATAACGAAGGTATGGATGACCAATAaacactttaattaaaattctaaaaattttctaCTAATTATAAATAGTTAGACTATGATCTCTCATCTCAGAACGTTGGGTGAATCTTCGGAAATTCACTCCACGCTCCCCACTAAGTCCACATATCTCTCATGATATTAGCAGCACCTAACAAGTAAACCTATTTcaaactctctataaaagggaCCCAATCTTACCAGCCCAAGGTACATTTTACTATTCATCTATTCACTAAACTTGAgttctagagagaaaattgaCTTAACTGTTGGAGGGTCCTTGGCTGGTTTACTTCCTGATCACTTTTgataatctctttctttcttttctgatCATCAAACTACCGTTGAAACTCGAAACATTCGTCGTACTGATTTcacacatcatatatatatatatatatatatatatataattgttccTTGTTTACAACACTAACAAATTCTAGTTAgtcaaaaaaaagtaataaatatagTATGTTACACGtacgtttttttttaaaaattatattctttgtaccaaagaaaaatacacaaaactatattaagaattttttttaacatataaaacacatattaaacatttttcttattatacGTGTacgaaaatatttcaatttttcttctaTACTTTTATCCATagtatacttatttattttaatacggTGAGTCATTACGtatgtaataactttttttttttcttttctggatAGGCTATGTAATACTATTTACAATTCAACTATTCTATAAGTAatgatataaattaattttcttctctgatttaaatgaaatttgaaaattatctattgttaaattttataattctttttgaGCGGTTTAAACCCATAcattattatgatttttatatataaaaaaatgatttaaccCAATCAAATTTGATAGGTGTTGCCCCATCAGTTTTATTTTTTCGTATGTATGCTttgcatgagagagagattgatatCACAACCATCCTCCTTTAGTAAGTAAAAAGAATCAGGCAGTACATTTCAGCGGCAATCTACAAGCAGCTTGGTTATATGACCGATTGTCTGTGTTTGCCTAAAGGCAAAGATGGTGTAATTCGGCCTGCGTCGTTGGCAATTTGGAAGATGACTAGAATGCAACAGTCGCATATAATTAAACACAATGCCATTGCCAATCAAAATAAGCAAAAGATGCTGCCTGAATATTGATTCACCATACAACacaccaggaaaaaaaaaaaaaaatcctgatcAAAATATATGTAATAACCAGCACAGCAAAAGTTTCAATACCTGTTATATACACAGAAATATTCAAAAACTTCCCATGTCACCAGATCATTGATTTGCTAAAGTATAAACAAAACCCGTGGCCCTGGCTCAACTATAATATAGCTCAGCTGTAACTTTTCATAATATTTGTCCAATTACACAACTACCCAGGATACATCAAACATGTATacaaccaaaaatagaaaaagaaaaaaatatgtatgTGATTTTACATCTTTAACAATGCAAGGTGGTGTTGTTAAACAAGTGATATGGCTATCTGCAAATTATTTCTCGTAAATCAGTAATATCTCATATTACGTAATGGATTTAGCCTCTCAAAACCTATTTACCTTTTATTCCTTTGAAAATTGGTGAATATTGGATGTCTAATGCAGTAAAGGTGGGTTGATTCTGATGACCCCTCATCAAGTTCCTCCTCCCAATATTCATTAACAATCTCACCACTGCAAGTCACCGGTCAAAAAGCTCCATGTAAAGCCAcaaaaaattatctaaatgACTCTGAAGACACATATGATGGGCTTCAAACCACTACTGTGCTAGAACGAGCCATCCTTTGAGCTTCTTCCAAGTCCTTCAGAAACCTGCTTTTTTTGGCCAGAATGAATATTGGATCAGAGGAACATCATGTAAAGAAAGGATGGTTTCCACTTAACTACGTTCCATCGATTGACTAAACTAGCCTAAAATTATCACTAAACATATCCTATACATATGACAAAAGtctaaaataaatacaatttatGGCGATTTGTATTAGTTGAGATTTAAGTTCAGTAAAGTGTGACTGAAGTTATATGCTAGACGTCTGCTTAACAACCTTCCAATCTCTAGGCTtgggtcaaaaaaaagaaaattgacttctaaattttaaGAAGCTTCATATCATTGCATGCTAGCAACCTACATGGGATGAATAATGCCAAACCCAAATCCACAAGCACAACAAAGTTTCACCAAGTGTCAAATTAACCTGAAGCAATCCAACCCACAACTACATTCTCAAATTTGCAGCTGATGCAAGAAAGATGAAGGCCATAGAAGTTTGCATTTAAAGCTAGTGTGTGCCAAGCATGAACCACAGATAGCATCTTCTAAAATCACAATGATGATTCCAAAGCATACATACCTCTTAGAATTCAGAACCACAGAACCACCAAGTATAAAACGAATTCCAGAATTGCTGGCATTTTGTAGAGCAACAGAACGTGACTCTTCATATGTCGTCCCTCCAACAATGAATATGACTACTTCCTGTGGCCTGCTCAAAGATGAAGTGTTTATCATTCAAGCTATATTACCCAAAACCTTTCGAAAATCTTTATTTGAAGGCTATAACTTTCACTTTAAAGGCTAtctcaaatataaattaatGCTCAATCCTACAATAGTCTGTCCATGCTTGAAAAGCCTTTACTGTAGGATGTAATAGCAAAATGAAGGGGAAAGATAGGAGACTTGAGTAAAAATGgtagagaaccttttttttttttttaaggtaagaAAAAGTGTTATTAAAAAAGGActaatttatgcaaaaaacatAAATCAGCCAAagattacaaaaacaaaaaggaaaaacaaaaactatataCAAGAAAGAAGCGTATCTACAAACATTAGGACAGATtcactagatgtgagtccccaaacccaagaccaatcaaacaagGTGCCAACAAAGGAGGCAAGCAGCTGATTGTCTTAAATCTCCACATCCTCGAAAGTACGACTATTAagctccctccaaatacaccacatcaaacacaacGGAATCAAATTCCAAATGTTAGACGAGTGTTTCCCAACCAATTCTTCCATCCAAAAAGAAGATCTATCACTAGGGGAAACCCAAGAGATCCCAAAGGATCCAAGGACAAAACACCATAACTAATTCGCCTTCTCACAATGAATCAATGAATGATCCACAGTCTCTCCACTATACCTCCTCAAATTATCACTAGTAAATATCTTCTCCCAAGCcacagtccaaacaaagaatgaAACCCATCTAGGTACCTTGACCCCCCAGCTACCTTTCCAAGGAATATATGATCAAAGAGGAACCTCTTAGTGTATTATAATACGAGAAAATATCAAATTCCCCTTTCTTCTTTGGCACCCACCACATTTGATCCCCACCCTCCCTAGCAGGAGTATTATACTCCAAAATACAAAGAAAGTCCACTACTATCTCCAATTCCCAATCGTTAAAGGCATGATCAAGGGCATATATATCTGATTTTCACGTTGACATCTACTTCTAGCTTACTATTACTTTTGTTTCTGGAATTTATAAACATTTGCAATTTCATATCTTAGtccttttttcccctctttttagCATTTATTGGTAACTGCACAAGCTCACCCTCCACCTAGCTCCTACAAGGGGAGGAGATTCTCTTTAAGCTAGACCTCATTGGTTTTAGTGTTTCTTTTGTAcatgttaattttatttcttttgggtCTTCTTTTTGTAAAGATCCCATGTACTAGGATTGTGCCCCTTTTTGCACTTTCTTAATGAAAACTATtacttacataatttttttaagtgttttccTTGCAGACCTCCCATGCACTAggattgctctttttttttcttctaaataaaatttatcacttatcaaaataatatatctGATTTGGATGTGTGGTAGTATGGGAATCAAGATGCTACGTAGAAACAGTAATAGTTGCCATTAAATGAACTATAATCTAAGTTCTGGGGGTAGGCTAGATGGCTTAAGAACTGTCTGTCTTCAACAAATTGAGGGGACACAGCCACCTCAGTTAACTCTTATCAATCCCTGTGACTATATTAGGGTGAAACATCAATGCCCAAAATATGCATAAGGCCAAACTCCCAAAGATAAAAAATGCCTAATTAATAAATCATCCACCCTTGGTGTGTGACTTGCCATAAAATATGTCGATATAATGTGGTTTGCTTCAAATGAGCCATTAATGGACCAGCATACcttatttctttgtatttttttggggggaggggaaaaaggggggggggggggggtgagaaGTTACAGACCAGCATAACTTCTTCCAACAAGTGCTGAAAGTTAAGACATTTGCATCATATATCTGATGAGAGATAATATGTTATTTAAGACTGAGAAATTTGTATGAAGTGGGTTTTTCCTTGTAAACTCTTCTCATTATTAAAGAGTAAAATTAGTTACATAACTAGTGTTATCTTGGCAATAGATAATATGCAAACATACATGTACATACATACAAACACACATACATGAACATGTACATGCAGATGCATAACAAATTCCGGTTACCAGTTTTTGCAGTCTGACCACAGGATATTCAGTTAAGCCCAGTTTTTCAGAAAATCTGGTTTTAGGCCATATTTGGATTGGTATAGAGTTCCTGATTGAATTGGTTGAATCAGCTCGTCTGGTCCAGTTTTTAACAGTGGAAAGAAACCACACTACCTTCCAAAATTTGCAAGAGATAAACTGCAACCCTTCTGGGAAGAAACAGTTATTTTAGAAAACAAACCTGCCCTGCTGAAAGTGATTGCCAATATATGGGTAGTCCACATCTCTCAACCGTCCCTTGGAAATGCTTTCCATGGTTTGGAACAAAAGTGGTTGGTGCTGGGTGTAAACATTCTCAACCCCCTACAGCAGGTGGGAAAATGATGTATAAGCATCTAACCACATCCGCAAGCTGAAAGTACAGTGTTTCTAACCAACCTTCAGTCCACGAGCCATATTACGAGCAATATTCAAAAGATCTCGATTTCCAAAAAGATCCCCAGTTCGCTTATCAACACCTGCTTGCTTCAAGACGAACTGGACAAGCTGTCATACCATGATGGCCAATTTTTCAAAACCAGTGAATCAAAGCAAGGACCAcaacaatttcaacaaatttgCAACTCTACTAAAGCATCAAAGCATGCAAAACAGAAATGCTGGTTTGCTTATTTTACCCCTGGTTTGTACTTGGCAGATCGAGAAGCCAGTTTGTTGAAAAGCTGCATCAATTGAACAGGGCTTTCCTTCTCGTAGCGCAAAGCATAAAGCATCACTAAGCGTAAACGGTCAATATCAGATACACTTTCATTGTTTAAAAGATTTGTCACTGCCTGCATTGAAGTTTGGCAAGGGAAGGTCATTGCTCAACATTCAAACCTTATACTATATATTTCCGGCTCTAATTTCAAGCTGTCAAATTCAGGTATTATCTCAAATCATATATCAGTTGGTAAGTCTATTGACACCACTGACCTTTTCACTCCCCCTCCCCAGTGTTTTGTGGTGTGCCCATGTAAGTGTACATgtgtcagagagagagagagagagggaggggggggggggggggggggggtgaaaaAGTCTCCAAATATCGGTGCATGTAGCAACACTCAATATCAGTAGATGGACACTTTAAGGGCACAAACATGATATGCTAATATAAACCATAATTCAGAAGACCAAATAGCATTATAATCTTTTAACACAGAAAGGAAAATTAGGTAATCAAACAAGcagtatttatgtatttattgcACAGGCCTTTCATTTTTAAGAGAAGACATAGATTTTGTGTTAATCCTATTGAATGATGTCATTAACTTCTAATCGCCTATGAAACTTCAAAATAACTTACACAAAACCTCTAGAGAACCTATTTATcgccacacaaaaaaaaagaaactgtaAGGACTGCCGCCCACCCCACCaaataaaatatctttttctttctttcttttaaattccATATTGACTTGTCTGGCTTTTAAATCTCTCCAATATGTGTTTGCTTATGGTTTTATCATATTctttgaaatatattttgaatCATTATTGTTTCTCCAACCATAAGATACTTGTATAATGCATATTCCATGctctttaatctctctctcccatgtaacatttttttggcCTCTCTCGGTGTTCCTGCATGTTTGATGTGGTTAGTGTCGAAGTAATGGAATAACCATATGTTTGAAGATGCTGATAGATCCCTTGAGCAATTGCAATCTCTGCTGATCCATAACTTGTTTGATTGGGCTAGGACATGGGGCTTTACAGTTTGTAATTCCATTATTGACTTCAAAAACCCTTTGGTACCTTCTATATAattgtttgtaattttaaatactttgaattCATCATAGTGAACACAGTATTTCTCATTTTCAATtaaactaatattaaaaaaaaaaaaaaaaaaagagatgttaaaaagaaaagaaagagggaaTTGAAAGTGAGAATAGAACGTTAAGACCAAAGTGCCCTCAATACTCAAAACACTCAATTTTCTATTAATCAACTCCATCTTTCTTTGAGTGCAATGACACTTGTATAGACTCTAGATCTTAACTTTTCCCAATAGAACTAGAACTCTTCCTTTGACTAATAAACAAACTCCTAAATGAATTGGACCAAAGACCACACATAAAAGCCCATAACTAAGTAAGACTTACCCATTAGTAAATTTAAACCCAAGGCCAACAACTCTGACTGACAACTAACAattatgtaatattttttatttattttttttacatacttAGAAAGatacacctaactctagaaaaaACCAAATACCAGACCACCTTCCTACCTTCCCTGTCCAACTTCTCCTCACTATGCCGCCACCaacacccaccccccccccccccaaaaaaaaaaaaatcccagaaGCTCCTCCCACCACTGCCTACTAACTTTTTGTAGGTTTTAACATAAATTTTGTGCaaccttagtcccaaaattttggggttggctatggatcctcaatagaTTAGTTAGGGTTGACCAAATGTACTGTTTTCCTCCATTCTAGTCTATTATTTTCCTCAACAGATTAGATTTTGTGCAACCAAAtagtagaaaattatttttcagggtctcaataaaaaaatttattttccttgaaaatattgtgtaaaaaaaaaaaatttcacaaggAAAATGCTTTACAAATAGTAACACACGGAGCTAGTAATGCAGTTGCTGTTGGTGTAGCCTCTCAAGTTTATTATTAGTTCCAATgtgtaaaactaaaaacttctTTCACCAggtcatcatttttttaaaatatattttaacatgTTACAATTTGTAAATTCATTTCCCCACCATATTTGAACATTGGGTAAATAACATAACCCATCTTAATGTCTGATTAGTTTATGTGCATACAACAAATTCATCCAAGATAGCATCCTTTTCTTCAACCTTCTTTACAAGGATAATCTACTCATTGTGCTTGATTCATGATCATATAGCTGTCCagaaaattatatcatatcCTCAATTTATAAAAACTGATTGTCGTGGGACTACAAATGTGAAATCCATACTTATGCATCTTATAAtaatttctattataaattatcTAGAAAAACATATATCTAAGTAGGCTCATGGATAGATATGAACTAACATAAAcaatatttagagaaaaacGAGACACTATACAATTGATTACACTACCTCAAATGCTGCCACTTGACCACCATTACAAGCCAACTCCTGCTCTGTTTGTGAAACTAACATGAGTTTTCTCTCTTCAACTATCTTGCTCATTTCTGTGACCAATGTCACATGCTTTGAAACATTTCCATGCATTTTTCTGTACTCAGGGTAATTGTCAACAAATTTGGCCATGTCTTCTGCAGAAATTCAAAATGTCAGAATGATGGAATGTTATACCTCAAGCAACCGTGCTAATTTAGTAACAAAATATCTCGTAAATCTGAATTTATCAAGCCTCATACAAACCTATTGTCTGAATACTCTGGTTACTCTTTGAAATGTGCTGAAATTCATCTACCAATCGCTTGATATTCATCCCAATATCTCCAAAATTCTCATACATGTTAGCTTTGAAAAAGGCATCTTGCTCTGATGACAACACAATCTCCTGTGAGTGAGAATTGAACAAAGATCATTTTCTTAGCAATgtaaaccataaaaataaatatgtgcACTATACAAGGAAATGCAATGCAACCTGTTGATCCTTTGGAAGTTTGCCA
This DNA window, taken from Quercus robur chromosome 2, dhQueRobu3.1, whole genome shotgun sequence, encodes the following:
- the LOC126713068 gene encoding vacuolar protein sorting-associated protein 45 homolog, which encodes MVLVSAVRDYINRMLQDISGMKVLILDSHTVSVVSVGYSQSELLQKEVFLVELVDSISKSKESMSHLKAVYFLRPTSENIQHLRRQLASPRFGEYHLFFSNILKDTQIHNLADSDEQEVVRQIQEFYADFVAIDPYHFTLNMPSNHIYMLPAVVDTSNLPHFCDRVVDGIASIFLSLKRRPIIRYQRTSDIAKRIAQETARLMYQQESGLFDFRRMEVSPLLLVIDRRDDPVAPLLNQWTYQAMVHELIGIQDNKVDLRNIGKLPKDQQEIVLSSEQDAFFKANMYENFGDIGMNIKRLVDEFQHISKSNQSIQTIEDMAKFVDNYPEYRKMHGNVSKHVTLVTEMSKIVEERKLMLVSQTEQELACNGGQVAAFEAVTNLLNNESVSDIDRLRLVMLYALRYEKESPVQLMQLFNKLASRSAKYKPGLVQFVLKQAGVDKRTGDLFGNRDLLNIARNMARGLKGVENVYTQHQPLLFQTMESISKGRLRDVDYPYIGNHFQQGRPQEVVIFIVGGTTYEESRSVALQNASNSGIRFILGGSVVLNSKRFLKDLEEAQRMARSSTVVV